A region of the Prevotella melaninogenica genome:
GCAGACTCCGGATGATCATTGATGAATGCAATAGCATACTTCAACTCCTCTGGAGGAGAAACACTTGCTATCTGTTTACGGAACTTAGTCATGAGTTCATTATCCTTCGTACCCTCTACTTCCATCTCTTTCAAATGGGAAGCATCCGCTTTCACCTCAACCGCTTCACCCGATTCGGCAAAGATTGGTTGCGTGGAATAATTAGGGAAGATGATAATTAGTGTAGAAGGTTTGCTACAAGGCTTCTCGTAAGAAAAGCGTCCTGCTTCAATCTTGATGGTATCCAAACCTGCTATACCACCATCAGGACTATATACATAAAGTTCGCCTTGATTCATGTGCAAGAAGCGTCCCTCCATCTTGAAGTAACCGCTACGGGTACCACAAGAAACTAACAGCAGGGAGAACAAAAGTATGTATGCTATTCGCTTCATGCGCATAGGATTTAAGAAGAAGTGCCGCGAGCGGGACTCGAACCCGCACAGCCATTACTGGCCAAGGGATTTTAAGTCCCTCGTGTCTACCAATTCCACCATTGCGGCAAACCGTTTGCAAAGATAAGGCTAAATCTTCGAACTGGCAAAGGTTTTGCAAGTTTTTTTATTTATTAGCCTTATTAAGCCTATTGGACCAATTAGTCCAATCAGGTTAATTACCTTAATTTACCCCCAACACGCCATAAGGGCCTGTACTGCTTGCACGATAGCGCATCAGTTTCTTACCGCTATCGCCAGAGACAACATTTCCGCCAGTGTTAAGGTTATACCTACGATGACAATTACTACAAGTAGCAAAGCCATCACTGCTTATCTTCAACTCATAAGAACGCAGCGGAAGCGCATTGGTATTGAAGCAATTAGGACACTGTAAGTCGTAAGCATAGAAAGGAGAAGGGTTGTCCAAGTTGCCATAACCAACGATGAGTCCATTATTCAAACCCACATGTTTCCAGCTCTCCAACCTAAGATCAATACCATCAAACCACACAGGAGCACTTGATTTCAGTCCTTGATTGTTCTCAAAAGAGAAACTATAACGACCGCTAACAAAGTTAGTTCTTATCGTACAATACACACCTGGCGACAAAGGATTCATCGCTGTTGCAAGGATTGGGTCTTGATGTGTCTCGTTGTGAAAGGTAAAGAAGTTACGATGACTACTATACTCATAGTCAACTACATCACCACAAGATGACAATAGCACTATAAGCATTAACAAAACAGACTGAACAAGCTTCTTCATACCTTACTTCTTTATCTATATAAAAAACATCAAGTCCTCCTCCCTTAGGAAGGAGGTGAACGTCTTATTCGAATGGAATCATTGCCAAAGCATCGGCAATCTTCTCAATACCCTCCTGTAAAGGCTTTGACACCATACCCTTTGCAAAGAAAGGAATATCGGCATCTATCGTGAGTTTCATCTTTGAAGAAGACTCTGTTACAGGCAGTATCTGAATCCAGAAATTAAATGATAAGGGTGAGTTATCACTCTCAAACTTAATCGTCTTAGGTTCTTCGCGCTCAATAATACGCATAGAAATCTGACCAACTGGGTCAACTGTCATAGACAATGAGTCCTGATCAAAGGTGATATTCTGTAATCTTTCTTTGACCTTATCCATGTCATCATTACCAGTAGAACCTTCTGGAAGACGCTCCTTCAGACGCTGTACATTATTTAAATCGCTCAGCGTGTTGTAAACACTCTGCTGAGAATGGGGAATCTGCTTTACGCTACTTTCAAACTTTGTCATTGAATATTTTTATTGGGAAGTTAAGGAGGAAAGGACTGGAAGTAAGCGGAAATAATTGTTATAGAAGCACATATCTAAATGTAGGGACGCACGAATAATGCGCCCACTACACAATATCATACACCAACAATCCCTTTGAAAGAAAGGACTTCCCTTCCAGTGGAATGCTTAGATATTACTTTTTCCAGTTTGCTGGGTCCTTACGCCAATCATGCAACATAGAAACCTCAGACTCCTTGATATAACCTGTCTCAAGTGCTTTCTCTACAACATGCTCATAATCGGTGAGCGTTACAAGCTTTACATTAGCCTCACGGAACGCCTCCTCAGCTACTGGGAAACCATAGGTATAAGATGCAACCATACCCACAACCTCAAAACCTGCTTCACGAAGTGCAGCAACAGCTTTCAAAGAAGAGCCACCAGTTGAGATAAGGTCTTCTACAACGACAACCTTAGAGCCTGCAGGGAGTTCACCTTCAATCTGATTCTTCATACCGTGGTCCTTTGGTTTCGGACGAACGTATGCGTATGGCAATGCCAATTCATCAGCAACGAGCATACCCTGTGCGATAGCACCCGTAGCAACACCTGCCACTGCCGTAGCCTCAGGGAAGTTCTCAAGGATAGCATGAACTAACTCGAGCTTCACAAACGAACGTACATCGTGGAACGATAACGTCTTGCGGTTATCACAATAGAATGGTGACTTCCAACCACTTGCCCATGTAAATGGGTCGTTAGGTTGCAACTTAATAGCTTTAATTCCGAGCAGTTTGCCTGCAAAGACTTTCTTTAAATCTTCCATCTTGATAGTTTATGGTTATATACTAACTGCAAACTTACACATTTTTTCTGAGATTAAAGGATAAAAAGACTATAAAAGAAGATAACAAGAACAGATGATACTCCTATCAAATACAAGAACAGTTTTATTTGCTTTGAGTAGTATAACTCTTCCTAACAACCATCTAACGTTACTTTTCCGACTCCATATTGCAGTGGTGTTAAGCCTCCGCACTATTCGTGCTAAGCCTTCGCACCAATGGTGTTGAGCCTCCGCACATCAATAGAAAACAAACCGAAAAAACCTTATCTACTATCAGGACAGATACAATTAACTACTAATTACTTACAAAGACGAGTACTACTCATAGACTAACTATAATGGTACGAAGCGTAATGATACTGATTAATCATTATTCGCAAAGCCCAATGAGAGGACACTGACTTTGACATTCTCTCCTTTAAGAACTTCTTTGGCAGCAGCAACAAGGGTGGCACCAGAAGTAATAACATCATCAACCAACAAGATGTGTTGATTATTTAGGGCGGAAGAATCAAGGAGATGGAAGGCTTTTTCTACGTTTTCATTTCGTTCCCAACGTCCTTTTTGCGTCTGACTACCATGAAAACTAACACGTTCTAAGACCTTATCTAAGACTGGCAAACCAGTTGCTGCACTGATACCACGCGCTATCTCCACACTTTGATTATACCCTCTTTCTCGCTCACGCTGGCGAGCAAGCGGCACTGGAACCACAGCTGTGATCCCATCGAAGAAGCCATCTTGTGCAAACTCTGCTGCAACAATACGCCCAAGTCGCTCACCTATCTCAGGATGTCCGCCATACTTCAATTGATAAAGCAAACGACTGGTGTCAGAATGGGCTTTATAAAAGAAGAAAGCAGCACCTTTCTCTATGGGAATCCTACCCCAAAAGAGACGCACAAGCTTATTGTCATAACCTGATTTTGCATAGCCCGTGCGAGGAAGAGAGTGATTACAACAAGCACACATCACCTCCTCCGTAACGGTCAGACGCCTACCACAAACCGTACAAGGACGAGGGGCAAGGGTGTCTATCAGGCGAGCCAATAAACTAATCGTCTGTTTCATCGTCTACGAAGTCTACATCATCGTCCGCAGCAACGACTCCTTCATCTATACACCTACGGATTAAATCCATCGTAAAACCACGCCCCATGGCAAACTTTATCAACTTCATTGAACGCTCATAGTCGCTCTCTGCTTTGATAGTACGATACTTACTCGCTAACAATGGGCGCAAGACTTCAAGATATTCTTCGTCATCTACCGCATCAAGGATGGGCGATGAGACGGCATTATCAACCTTTTTCATCCACAGAGCCTGCTCAATCTTTCGTCTACCCCACTTGTTATAGCGAATTTTATCATGCACAAAAGACTCCGTATAACGGCTATCATCAACGTAATGCAGCGTTATCAACTTCTCCATAATACGTGCTTGCGCATCTTCTGATAGTCCCCATTTACGCATCTTCTCTAACATCTCACCAGAGCAATGCTCACCTTTCGCACATAAATCGGCAAGTTTCTTCAGGGCTTGCGGCTCTAATATCGGCCGTTTCTGTATCATGGTCGGATGGCTTTAGTGAAGCGAAGCTTACCAAACTGGTCTTCTCTCAGTTCTACCCGCTTATAACCTAACGCGTTTAACATCTCCTTCACGTCATTAATATACAATGGGTTGGTCTCAAAATAAAGCACACCATCAGCCGACAAAGCCTGCACGCCATATTCAGCTATTGCACGATAGAAACGTAGTGGGTCATCATCAGGAACAAAGAGTGCCGTTTCTGGTTCATACGCAAGCACATTCTCCTTCATCTCTGTCCGTTCTTTGTCGCAGATGTAAGGTGGATTACTCACTATAATATCAAATTGCTGCTGCATAGCCGATGCTGAAGGATGAAGCGTATCCTCCATTTTTAGTTCAACACGAACCTGCCATTGGTGTACATTCTCACGTGCAATAAGCAGTGCGTCACCCGATATATCCCACGCTGTAACCGCCGAGTTGCGTAGGTCAGCAGCCAACGTAACAGCAATACAACCACTGCCTGTTCCTACATCTAACACCTGCAGGGGTACAGGAGGTTGCAAAGCGCAATAACATTGGTTGTTATCCTCTTCTATCCAACGGCACAGCACCTCAGTCTCTGGACGTGGAATCAATACGCCCGGAGCCACATGAAATGTGCGCCCACAAAAGGTTTCACGTCCTAAAACATACTGTACAGGTTCCGAACGCTCCAAGCGAGAGATGATTTTCTCTAATTCCTCCTCCGCTTCTCGAGATAATTCATTAACTTTGCCCGTATATATATCGGTCAGCTTGATGCCAAACTGAACCTCTAATACAAGCCGAACGATAGATTGCGCTTCACCTTCATCATACAAAGGAGTGAGTCTGCGCCATAAATCTTGATATGTCATAGCTGCAAAGATAGGAATTTTAATGAAATGAAACAAGAAGAAACTGACAAAAAATACATGCGTCGCTGCTTACAATTAGCACGCAATGGGCAGCTACTTGCTAAGCCTAACCCAATGGTCGGGGCGGTTATTGTGAGCAAGGAGGGTAGGATTATTGGTGAGGGCTACCACGTACGTTGTGGCAAAGGGCACGCGGAGGTGAACGCTTTTGCATCTGTAAGGAAGGAAGACGAGACTTTGCTACGTGAAGCAACGGTGTACGTCAGTCTTGAGCCTTGCTCTCATTATGGGAAAACACCTCCTTGTGCCGACTTGATTATCAGTAAGGGTGTGCACCGTGTGGTATGCGGTTGCATCGATCCTTTTGCTGAAGTGCAAGGACGTGGGGTGAAGAAGATTCGCGAAGCAGGGATAGAAGTGACCGTGGGTGTATTGGAGAAAGAGTGTTTAGAACTGAATAAACGGTTTATTACTTATAATACACATAAACGACCTTATGTGATATTGAAGTGGGCGGAAACAGAAAGTAGACTAACCAACACGCCATTCAACACACCAGCCAGCCCCTCCCCCTTACCCCTCCCCCATAGGGAGGGGAGTAATCACCGAGATACCCCTGATGATGCGAGTATTATAAATGGTAGTAAAGATGGTGTAACTACTTGTACTAATAACTCTGGCGTGGCTTATATTGGCAACTTGCCGGGTAAAGACTATCAGCCATTGATTATCTCTACGCCTTTCACTAAAATGTTGGTGCATAAGATGAGGGCTGAGAATGATGCGATTCTCGTTGGGAAAACAACGGAAGAATTAGAACAACCACAGCTGACGGTGAGGGAATGGAGCGGTCCAAATCCAGAGAAGTTAGTGCTGACAAGTCGGCCGACAAAGGAGGGAGAATACGCAACACCTGCTGAAGTGCTGTCGCATCTCTATGCTGAAAAGAAGCAAAGTCTCATCGTGGAAGGTGGTGCAAAAACCTTACAGAGTTTTTTAGATGCTGGACTATGGGACGAGATACGCATAGAATCGGCTCCTTTCACGGTTAACGAAGGTGTAGAAGCACCAAAACTCCCAGAGAATATACGTGTTGTAAAGGTAGAGAAGTATGTTAATACGATTGTAACATACGAACGAGCGTAGGATGAAATGGCATCCATTCAGTACTACAAAACGGCTAAAAACAATTTATCTTCATGAAAAAAAGAATTTCTTTTCATGAAGATAAATATTTATTTTCACGACAAAAAATATTTCTTTTCATGAAAATAATTCGACAATAAGACTGAGTTGGGGTGCAATAGTCTTTTTAATTGCACTTATGCGTCATAATATTCAACACCATATCATCGGTAATACACATCGCTTCCTTACCAATGCTTGTAAGGTTTCGGATAGACTTATCAACATCTTCGTCAATGATTCCCTCTGCAGACGTTACGTGTTTGCCCTCCATGGAAAGTGTTGCTGAAAGGATAGCTGTTGACACACCCGATGAAATCTTTAGTGAACAACTTGGCTTCGCACCATCGCAAATCATACCAGTAAGGTTGGCTATCATGTTCTTTACCGAATGACAAACATTGGTATAATTGCCTCCCATCAGATAAGTAATACCACAACTGGAACCAATACTTGCTACGACACAACCACAAAGGGCTGAGAGTGCACCAAGACTCTGCTTGATGTAGATGGCTGTGAGATGACTCAAGGTGAGTGCGCGGATAAGTTCCTCACGTGTATTCTCATTCTCCTTCGCAAAAACAGCCACTGGATTGGTTGCACAGATACCCTGATTTCCAGAACCGCTATTACTCATCACTGGAATCAAAGCACCACCCATACGGGCATCGCAGGCTGAAGCGGTCTTCGCAATAACGTGTGAGAAAATGCTGTTACCAAAGATTCCACGACTCAAAGGACGGTCCATTATCTTTCCCAAACAATGTCCGTAATTTCCCTTCAAAGCCTCAGCAGCAGCACGAAGATTATAACGCTTTGCTTCAAGGATAAACTCAATCTCATCGATAGGAGTAGTTGTTGCAAACTCCCATACCTTATTGAGGTTCAGACAGAGGGGTGCTGTTTCAACAGCAGCAGCACTGGGTTGCATCTTATCATGCAAAACAGTACCATCCTTCTCCTCAAAAACAA
Encoded here:
- a CDS encoding ComF family protein is translated as MKQTISLLARLIDTLAPRPCTVCGRRLTVTEEVMCACCNHSLPRTGYAKSGYDNKLVRLFWGRIPIEKGAAFFFYKAHSDTSRLLYQLKYGGHPEIGERLGRIVAAEFAQDGFFDGITAVVPVPLARQRERERGYNQSVEIARGISAATGLPVLDKVLERVSFHGSQTQKGRWERNENVEKAFHLLDSSALNNQHILLVDDVITSGATLVAAAKEVLKGENVKVSVLSLGFANND
- the ribD gene encoding bifunctional diaminohydroxyphosphoribosylaminopyrimidine deaminase/5-amino-6-(5-phosphoribosylamino)uracil reductase RibD; amino-acid sequence: MKQEETDKKYMRRCLQLARNGQLLAKPNPMVGAVIVSKEGRIIGEGYHVRCGKGHAEVNAFASVRKEDETLLREATVYVSLEPCSHYGKTPPCADLIISKGVHRVVCGCIDPFAEVQGRGVKKIREAGIEVTVGVLEKECLELNKRFITYNTHKRPYVILKWAETESRLTNTPFNTPASPSPLPLPHREGSNHRDTPDDASIINGSKDGVTTCTNNSGVAYIGNLPGKDYQPLIISTPFTKMLVHKMRAENDAILVGKTTEELEQPQLTVREWSGPNPEKLVLTSRPTKEGEYATPAEVLSHLYAEKKQSLIVEGGAKTLQSFLDAGLWDEIRIESAPFTVNEGVEAPKLPENIRVVKVEKYVNTIVTYERA
- the pyrE gene encoding orotate phosphoribosyltransferase, which translates into the protein MEDLKKVFAGKLLGIKAIKLQPNDPFTWASGWKSPFYCDNRKTLSFHDVRSFVKLELVHAILENFPEATAVAGVATGAIAQGMLVADELALPYAYVRPKPKDHGMKNQIEGELPAGSKVVVVEDLISTGGSSLKAVAALREAGFEVVGMVASYTYGFPVAEEAFREANVKLVTLTDYEHVVEKALETGYIKESEVSMLHDWRKDPANWKK
- a CDS encoding SRPBCC family protein, which translates into the protein MTKFESSVKQIPHSQQSVYNTLSDLNNVQRLKERLPEGSTGNDDMDKVKERLQNITFDQDSLSMTVDPVGQISMRIIEREEPKTIKFESDNSPLSFNFWIQILPVTESSSKMKLTIDADIPFFAKGMVSKPLQEGIEKIADALAMIPFE
- the prmC gene encoding peptide chain release factor N(5)-glutamine methyltransferase, whose product is MTYQDLWRRLTPLYDEGEAQSIVRLVLEVQFGIKLTDIYTGKVNELSREAEEELEKIISRLERSEPVQYVLGRETFCGRTFHVAPGVLIPRPETEVLCRWIEEDNNQCYCALQPPVPLQVLDVGTGSGCIAVTLAADLRNSAVTAWDISGDALLIARENVHQWQVRVELKMEDTLHPSASAMQQQFDIIVSNPPYICDKERTEMKENVLAYEPETALFVPDDDPLRFYRAIAEYGVQALSADGVLYFETNPLYINDVKEMLNALGYKRVELREDQFGKLRFTKAIRP
- a CDS encoding regulatory protein RecX; amino-acid sequence: MIQKRPILEPQALKKLADLCAKGEHCSGEMLEKMRKWGLSEDAQARIMEKLITLHYVDDSRYTESFVHDKIRYNKWGRRKIEQALWMKKVDNAVSSPILDAVDDEEYLEVLRPLLASKYRTIKAESDYERSMKLIKFAMGRGFTMDLIRRCIDEGVVAADDDVDFVDDETDD
- a CDS encoding serine dehydratase subunit alpha family protein, yielding MLEKNIREQIIELIHQQVVPAVGCTEPMAVALCTAHATELLGQKPEHISVLLSANILKNAMGVGIPGTGMIGLPIAIALGALVGKSEYQLEVIKDLTPVTLEAGKTFISENRIDVKLKDGITEKLYIEITCEAEGHRATAIIMGTHTNIVFEEKDGTVLHDKMQPSAAAVETAPLCLNLNKVWEFATTTPIDEIEFILEAKRYNLRAAAEALKGNYGHCLGKIMDRPLSRGIFGNSIFSHVIAKTASACDARMGGALIPVMSNSGSGNQGICATNPVAVFAKENENTREELIRALTLSHLTAIYIKQSLGALSALCGCVVASIGSSCGITYLMGGNYTNVCHSVKNMIANLTGMICDGAKPSCSLKISSGVSTAILSATLSMEGKHVTSAEGIIDEDVDKSIRNLTSIGKEAMCITDDMVLNIMTHKCN